A DNA window from Onthophagus taurus isolate NC chromosome 1, IU_Otau_3.0, whole genome shotgun sequence contains the following coding sequences:
- the LOC111425781 gene encoding uncharacterized protein has translation MVMEIMENITAPEPHWILDQAESGSMYWRRDPAENKARVRFRYDVEIREFYRNDHELEEIEWPEKQLTPAHNTLTTMSMTLFCIAVTVLLPWYIMGVN, from the exons atggtTATGGAAATCATGGAAAATATAACTGCACCTGAACCACATTGGATATTAGATCAAGCTGAATCTGGATCAATGTATTGGAGAAGGGATCCAGCTGAAAATAAAGCTAG AGTGAGATTCCGTTACGATGTTGAAATACGAGAATTCTACAGGAACGATCATGAATTGGAAGAAATCGAATGGCcagaaaaacaattaacacCGGCGCATAATACCTTAACAACAATGAGTATGACCTTATTTTGTATAGCCGTTACAGTTTTACTTCCATGGTACATAATGggagttaattaa